The Leptospira langatensis DNA segment AACGTCGGAACACCTTAGTCGTTAGGCGACACGATCAAAATAAATATCTTATGACAAATTACTATTTAGTAGGTTCAAAGTACGGAGAACATAACAATGTTGATATTTTCCCAGAACTCTATAGACGGTCAGTCATTTCAGTTGGATTTGCGGATGAAATAGATCTAAGCCATTTGTATCTTGCAACCGAAGAAGAAATAATTAATTATTTGAGTGAACGAGGAGAGCCTAAGTCTTCCTGTAATGCCCTGAAAAAATTCTTACAAATCAAATTAGGGGACGTAGTCGCAATCAAATCATCGGGAAACCCTAAAAATGGCGTTTCTTATCTAGGAATTCAGGGATATGCGGTAGTTGTAGAACGAGATGGAAGAATATATTTTCATGACTCAAATGAATTAGGGCACTGCTTGCATGTTGAATATTTTGATACAGATTTTCGAGAATTATCTATTGGAGGATATGCACAAACAATTCATTTAATTGAAGATCTTGAAACAATAAATTCAATCTTTGGACAGAATGTAAATTTCGCAAATCCAGAAATAAGAAAAAATGCCGCCAGATTAAGATTTAATAGACGTATTGCATCTTCAGAAGTAAATACTAATCCGCAAAGCCGAAAGGGCGGAGACGACTATATCACAAATCCGATTCATAATAAAATACAATCTATCTTTGGACAAAAGCTAAAGAAAATATATGGTTCTGAAAAAGTGAATTTTGAAATAGATTTTGTAGACATTACTTTGGAACTTGATAATGAAATTTACTATTACGAAGTCAAACCATTCGCAAAGGCTTCTTCATGTATCAAGAACGGGCTTGGTCAACTATTAGTGTATGCAAGTCGATATTCAGGTAGTAAAAAGTTGAAATTAAGAATTGTCGGTCCTTACCCTGTGGAATCCGAGGAGATTAGTTTGATTCAATTTATTAAATCTAGTATTAATTTTGATTTCGAATATATTGACTGTCAGATCGAAAATGATCACGTTGCATAACTATCGGCTTATCACTGCGCTTCGAGATTGTATGCGCAACTCTCGCTTGGGCTTCACCACATTGGCTTCAGTCACGCCTTTTGCAAAAGCAAAAGATCGTGCCTGTTCCTAACGCCTCTGCGAGGCTCAGGAATTCGCCAACGTCGATAAGCCTTGGTCGTTAGGCGAACATCGCCCAAAGTAACTATGATTGAAAAGCTTGAATTACATACTAAACACGGCGCTCTGAAAATAATAAACGATCCTAACTTTCAAATCAGTTCTGTTGATAATTTGTATTCATATGATCGAATCTATGGAATGACCAATAACGTATCGACGCAATTCGGGATTTTTACTTCTAACGATAGTATACTTTTATCGAATAGTGGAGGAATCTCCGGATTACATGATAATTGTTACTTGCTAGAAGATGATTTCTTATTCTTGTGCGTAGGAAATTCTATTTTTTCTTTAGCGATTCCGAATCTTGAGTTACGATGGCAGTCTCAAGTTGATACGTTTAGTTGCTTTGGTATTTATAAAATAGCAGACGGATTTATAGTTCACGGAGAACTAGAAATAACGCGAATCAATACAACGGGGAAAATTATTTGGCAGCATTCTGGTAGTGATATATTTACGACTTCTGACGGGATCGATACATTCAAAATAGAAAATAATATAATATATGCGAAGAGTTGGGATAATCGGCTATATCAGTTTACTCTTAGTGGTGAAATTTTAATGTAAAAGTGCAGACGACGTCACTTAGCTTTCAGTGCTTCCGCTACATTTCGGGCTCACTTCGCCACATTTTGCCTTGTCACTCGCCTTGCAGTAGCAAGTCTCGCGCTAAGTGCTTGCGAACTCGCAAAACGTCGGAGCACCTTGGTCGTTAGGCGATATTACGCCGCTGGAGAAAAGCCATTGTTTGATAAACTAAAGAACCTATTCAAACCAAAGTCCCGTGTACCTAGTGATGAGGAATATTCAATTCATTACGAAAAAAAAGTCAAGGCGATTGCCGGAATTCTAGGACCCATGCACAACATGGTAATTCATGCTATCATTCCTTTTGATGTGGGAGGAGCGGTGGATATGTATCCTTTCCCTAACGCATTAGAGGGCACCGCTTTGGTCACCTTCGAATTGATTGGACCTGATGGAACTGGACCGCTTCCCAATGACTTCGGAACTTATGAATTGCTCGCCTTCACACGTCACAAGATTGATGAAGATGAAACTAGCCCCTTCAATCTAACAGAACGCCGCCTGTGCGGAATTTTCACTCGGATCGGCAACTATTGCACGGGGGCTGTGCTGAAACCCAATGATACGATAGAAATCCCAGGAGGAGAAAATGAGCCCAACAAATGCTTAGTCCTTCATGAGTGGGATGCCCAGAACACGCGATTCTCTATCGATGGCAAACCGCACGGACTGCTGCTGCTATTAGAAGTCTTCAGGTCTGAAATGGATTTCGCCCGCGCCAATGGGACACCCGAGTTGGTGAATCTTCTTAAGAAAGAGGGCCACTATCCTTTCTCTGACCTGGACCGGAGGCCAGTGCGCTAACTCTAGCGGCGCAACTTCTGGCAACTTCACACGTTAAGCGCTATTTGGGAAATCTGGCTTATGAAAAAATATACCTCCATTATATTTATGCGGATGATTTAATTAGACTGTCGAAAGATTATCCAAACGAAGAAGATTATTCAACATTGGTTGCTGTTGATTTCCCGAAGAAATATTTGGAAACTGAAATTAGAAAAATAGCGAACGACGTTTAACTTTCAGCTTGGCATTGCGCTTTGGTCCTTAGTCGCATGCCCTATAATCTTTCGTTTTAAAAGAGGCTAATTTCTTTAAAAATTGGCAAAATTTTAAATTGACTCTGGTATAACTTGGGTTATACCAATTGTATGAAAACTGCTGTTTCAATTCCGGATGATTTATTTAAAACTGCAGAGAAAACTGCAAAAAGATTAGGGATCCCTAGAAGTCAGCTTTTTGCCAAGGCATTAGAAGAATTTATTCAATTACATAGTAAAGAATCAGTCACAGAAAGATTGAATAAAATCTATCCCAAAGAGAAGGGTAGTTTAAAAGAAAATATTTCTGATCTATCCGTTGAATCTCTTCGTAAGAGTTTAAAGAATGATTCGTGGTGAGATCTGGTGGGTGGATTTAGGAATCCCATTTGGTAGTGAGCCAGGTTTTAAACGTCCTGTCTTAATTATACAAGATGATTCTTTTAATAAGAGTAATATTAATACGGTAATTGTTGTATCAATTACATCAAATTTGAATTTAGCTGACGCTCCTGGTAATGTACTTCTATCCAAAAAAGATTCTAATCTTTCAAAAGAAGCAGTCGTAAACGTATCTCAAATAGTAACTTTAGATAGAGAGAGATTTCTTGATAAAGTTGGTATATTGAAATCAAGCAGGATGGCTGATGTTGAAGAAGGACTAAAATTAGTTATAGGTCTTAATTAACCAGCACTGCGTATAACTCCAGCGTGCTCCAGGCTTCGCCACATTCGCTTCTGCTACTGCGTTTGCTTGTGCAAACTCGTGCTGTCGCGAACATTGGAACGTCCTTGGTCGTTAGGTACCATCGAAGTAAAAGTTAGAGAAAGAATGAAGAAAACTCTATTAATAATAATTTTGGTTTTGAACTATTGCATAAGTATTCCACGAAATCTTTATGAAATTGATAAAACAGATAGAAAAATTGAATTAACTCGAAAAAGTTTGAATATTAGTTTTCTAAATGATGTAAGGTCAGGAGAAAACATTGATCGGTCTCTGTTTGCTTTAATTCCACTTTTCCCATCCGGTGTGGTAAAATTAGATTTTCCAGAATCTGATAGAGCTTCCTTTGGGACGCCTATCAAATATCATTTCGCTGATATTTTGAAAAGAGAATTTGAAAACAAATATACCTTCGATAAAATCCATATATCAGAAGCAGGTGCTGTGCATTCGGATTATGTGATCGATGGTTATTTGAATAAATATTCTTGCAATCGAGTGCTTTATTTCTATGGCCTAAGCGTATTTGGTCCTTTACTCTGGTATTTTGGTGCTCCTGCAATGATTACTTCATGCGAATTAGATATTGAAATCAATATTCGAAATGATAGGGGCGCCGTTCTCTTAGCCAAGAAGTATGTAGGCGAAGAATCTGTATGGTCGGGTCTATATTATAATTTGACTAAGTTTAATAAAGTCCATGCTGTACTGATTAAGCGATTCATGCAGGAATTGCTACAGGATTCTGAAGTAGTTTTTAAAAAATAACTGGCTCTATTCGACAGCGCCTAACTATCAGCTTCCGTTCGTTTGCAGAACAAACTCCCGCTTTCACGAAACGTCGGCGCGCCTCTACTATTAGTTACAATTGTAATAGAATTATAGCCAAATAAAAAACATTCTATACATAATGGAAATAAATTCTACGTTGAGCGAATCTGATCGATAGGTGGGTAGAACTTGAATCTAATTCATAGAAAACAGATATTACTCCTTACGATTTGCACAATGATTTTCTTGGAAGCCTGCTTCCTGCCGTGGTTTGCTGAGCCTCCTGGTAAGGGGGCGAAGGCCGAAAGGGGATATGCTGCGTGCACACCTATTATTGCAGCCTTGGAAAACTATCGTAAGAGTACGGGTAAATACCCAATCTCTCTATCACTCTTGCCAGCAACACCCGAGATCGTTAACGCTGCCTCAAGCGACGTCAAGTGCGGTAGTTATGAAGCTCAGAACAATTTGACAAGCTATGAGTTAATGTTCAGATACACTGGTCCAGGTGTAAATCATTGTACTTATTCGCCGCGTGTCGGCTGGCACTGCGATGGTTTCTATTGACGTACGTAACTGCGCAAACTGTCTCCACACATGCATACACAAGTTCATGACGTCGCCCCTCGCATGACTGTCTGTTAGTTTTGCGAACTAAATATATTACTCTTAAACAAAATCTTATAGAAAAATTCAGAGATCCGTAGATAAACGGAGCTTCCCTATCAATTCCGAACAGGAAGCTGTGGCGTATCTCGAAGAAATGATCTATAATGCACAAAGGAAATTATATGAAATTAATTATTGATTTGCTCGGTCAGATCAAAAGGAATCGATCTGTATGGAAGTTATGTATTTCGCTGATAGCTCTTTTGCCTTTGGCCACGCTTATGTCCATAACGGAAAAACTCGGGCTGAATATTTGGTTTTATAGGAGTGTTCTGGCAATTTTCATACTAGTGTCCATTTATATCATTTTCCTCTTCTATCGGATCTTGTATGATCTAACCTCGATTCGGCAGTACGGAACTGATATATCTTTATCTAACTTCGTTTGGCTCACCTTAAAATTTCAGTTTATCTGCGTGTTGATCCTTCTTCCAATATTCTATTTATTTAATTCAGGTGCTTTCGGCGGAGTGGAGCACGCAAAAAATATCGGCGGGGTAAATTCTATTTCTAGAAATCCAATTTTTATAGTAGTTCGACAAGTTGCAGAATTTTCCTTCCTTTCGGGGTTTGTTATTGTAGTTGGGTCGAGAGCTTTGGGTTCGCTTTCTTCTAAATTAAGGATCCTTTTCTTCAATAGATCGAACGTTCTGATTCTGATGATTGTACTCTTTTTGAGTATTTTGATTGAGCTAGGCAAGGTGCAAATTAAGTCGCAATCTTCTAATCCTCCTTCTTTGCTTTATAATGTTGTCTTAATGATCGGTTATGTTGCTTATTTGCTATCCATTTTGGTCCTCATTCGAGAATGGCAGAAATTTTATTTCCGATCTTTGTCTACTTGATATGTTCGGGCCTTTCGTATAATGATCATTCGATTGTTATCGGAAGGAGATTGGTGCGTAGTGCTAGGAAATCTGAAAGGAAAAAGAGAGAATAAAACTAAAAGATTACACTCGTTTTAAAGCCATTTTAAGTGTTGGAATGGCATTATTTTGTTTAAGCGTACCTTTATGGGAGGAGGTGGATGAAACGGGGCTGATACTTTCCATTGCTCTTGGTTTGCTGGCCGCTTTTTTTTCTTATAGAATGTTTAAGAATCTCAAAGATATTCGAGAAGAAGACCAAGCATACGCTCCTCCTTTGGATGCAAGCGTCGATGAGAAAGTTACGTACTATAAAAAGATACTTTATATAAGCTTAATTGTCTTTCCTTCGCTTTCGATTATCGTTATCTTAGATCTAAATAGTTTGGAGTCGGGAGAAGCGGCAACTGTCAGGACTTGGGCCCTGGTGGCATTTATATATGAGCAGTTCGGATATTGGGCTGCGATTTTGGCTGCTCCCGTTTTAGGTGTTCTTGTGGTTGCCGGTTTATTGAGAACGATACGTTTACTTAGATCCGAAAATAAAGCCTGATATTTTCTTCCTATTTCATTTTGTAACCTTCCTTAGTGCGGAAGCCAGGCGCAAAATACTTGCGCCTCAGCGAAACTTCTACCAATCTTGGTCCTTCTTTTAAAGGCATTTGGACCGATGATCTATGAACTTGCAGACTTCTCGTATCGACTCTCTTGAAAAAATCCGAATTGGAGGTTGTAAGCAATGGATTGCGATTCGCTCCAAGAAGCCGGACGGTCCCATTTTACTATTCCTGCACGGTGGTCCAGGCACCGCTCAAATCTTCTTTTCTCGGAAGCCCCAGATCGAGTTAGAAGATCATTTTATCGTAGTCAATTGGGATCAAAGAGGGGCGGGTAAATCATATAATAAGAGCATAAAACGATCGGACATGACGATCGATACTTTCTTGCATGATGCGCAAGAGTTGATGGAATACTTAATCAAGAGATTCGAGAAAGAAAAGATCTTTTTGGTAGGACATTCCTGGGGGAGCATTCTCGGGATAAAGCTGGCCGCGACAAGGCCCGATCTAATATTTACGTATATTGGGATCGGCCAAGTGGTGGATATGAAAAGAGGAGAGACAATATCCTATAATTACACTCTCCGACAAGCTATTGCATCTAAAAATAATAAAGCGATCCGTGAATTGAAGCGAATCGGTTTACCTCCCTATCCGGATTTGAATTCCTCCGGAGTTCAAAGAAAATGGTTATCCGTCTTCAAAGGAACGATGCAAAAGGGGAATATCTATAAAACGATCTTCTCGAATATGAGCTTATCCGATGTTAGTATTTCATATCTCATTAAATTTGTGAAAGGCATCGTGTTTTCATTGCAAAGTTTAGAGAACGAGCAAATGAATATCAATATAATGCAAGAAGTCAGAAGACTTGATATGCCAGTATTCTTTTGCGAAGGGAAATACGACTATACGGTCCCGTTCGAGCTAGTCGAAGAATATATAAAAGTACTGGAAGCCCCTCAGAAAAAGATCGTTTGGTTTGAGAATTCAGGTCATCTTCCAAATTTCGAGGAGCCGAAAAAGTTTAACGACTTTTGCATTTCATTACTTTGAAAGAGCGAAGCTTAAACGAATAGACAATGTCGGTATTATTGTCTATGAACTTGGATACGTGCTTCTTTTATATTAAAACTCCAATAATAGAGAACTCCCTATGGAAAATCAAAAAATCTTTGCAATGTCATTCGCTAGTGTTTACCCACTCTATTTGCAAAAAGCAGAAAGGAAGGGACGGAGCAAGTCAGAAGTAGATCAGATTATTTTCTGGCTAACTGGCTATGATGAGAAAGGACTTCTTAAACAAATCCAGAAGAAAGTAAATTTTGAAGATTTCTTTGGCCAAGCTCCACAAATGAATGAAAATGTTTCTTTGATTAAGGGTGTGGTATGCGGAGTGCGGGTAGAGGAAATCAAAGACGAACTCATGCAGAAGATCCGTTACCTTGACAAATTAATCGATGAACTTGCCAAAGGAAAGTCGATGGATAAGATCCTTCGCAAATGAAAGAGTTCTTAAAGTATGAGAAGGGCGTAAGCTAGAGAACAAGC contains these protein-coding regions:
- a CDS encoding suppressor of fused domain protein; amino-acid sequence: MFDKLKNLFKPKSRVPSDEEYSIHYEKKVKAIAGILGPMHNMVIHAIIPFDVGGAVDMYPFPNALEGTALVTFELIGPDGTGPLPNDFGTYELLAFTRHKIDEDETSPFNLTERRLCGIFTRIGNYCTGAVLKPNDTIEIPGGENEPNKCLVLHEWDAQNTRFSIDGKPHGLLLLLEVFRSEMDFARANGTPELVNLLKKEGHYPFSDLDRRPVR
- a CDS encoding alpha/beta fold hydrolase, producing the protein MNLQTSRIDSLEKIRIGGCKQWIAIRSKKPDGPILLFLHGGPGTAQIFFSRKPQIELEDHFIVVNWDQRGAGKSYNKSIKRSDMTIDTFLHDAQELMEYLIKRFEKEKIFLVGHSWGSILGIKLAATRPDLIFTYIGIGQVVDMKRGETISYNYTLRQAIASKNNKAIRELKRIGLPPYPDLNSSGVQRKWLSVFKGTMQKGNIYKTIFSNMSLSDVSISYLIKFVKGIVFSLQSLENEQMNINIMQEVRRLDMPVFFCEGKYDYTVPFELVEEYIKVLEAPQKKIVWFENSGHLPNFEEPKKFNDFCISLL
- a CDS encoding type II toxin-antitoxin system PemK/MazF family toxin, encoding MIRGEIWWVDLGIPFGSEPGFKRPVLIIQDDSFNKSNINTVIVVSITSNLNLADAPGNVLLSKKDSNLSKEAVVNVSQIVTLDRERFLDKVGILKSSRMADVEEGLKLVIGLN
- a CDS encoding ChpI protein yields the protein MKTAVSIPDDLFKTAEKTAKRLGIPRSQLFAKALEEFIQLHSKESVTERLNKIYPKEKGSLKENISDLSVESLRKSLKNDSW
- a CDS encoding DUF2200 domain-containing protein; amino-acid sequence: MENQKIFAMSFASVYPLYLQKAERKGRSKSEVDQIIFWLTGYDEKGLLKQIQKKVNFEDFFGQAPQMNENVSLIKGVVCGVRVEEIKDELMQKIRYLDKLIDELAKGKSMDKILRK